Part of the Corticium candelabrum chromosome 15, ooCorCand1.1, whole genome shotgun sequence genome, CCCTAATTTCTAGACAACAAGTGCTGTTGTTGCATCATGAGACGCGCTCTCCGGTGGCTCTGGGGTTTCCAACTGACGACTTTCAAATGATAGGTATTTTAGAAATGGATACTTTAGTATGAAGTGActtataattattagttatCTTTTTTATACAAATTCTTTTTTAATTGAAATCATTCAAATTATTGATGGGGATATGATTTACAGGAAAGCAAAAGAAGAAAACTTGCATCAATGGAATTAAACGtattgaaacattatcatcTCACTCATGCTCATATTATCACTGATTTTTCCTCATACGATAAAATTATATAGAAGAACGAACATTGtccaataatttaattaattaacttgtgatttgtaattttattgttgtatgaatatacaataaatgattctctgaattagaattattttgacagacaataaactaaaattttgcATATCTGTTTAGCAATCTGTCGCGTTGCCAAATGCATATATGAGTGGGTAGTAAATGCTAcgtatatgacagtaattgaAAAGTAATTGGGCTGTAATTAAACTTAAAATTTTACGAAAATGACCAGTAGATAAACTGCTTTTGCAACTTAAATAAACGTAAGGTAGTGTAAAATGAGTCGAAAACCTTACGTAAAACAATCATGAATGATccgtaattgctacgtaaatgagacgtaattgctacgtaaatgacCCTACATGAACGTAAAGTGGCCATTTACGATTAGCATCGGCGTAATTTACGGTTTCAATACGATGATCGTAAATTCGATTTACATGCTATTTAtgtcgatttacgagcgtgcgggcTAGTAGTGTTGGGTGGCTTCATCGGTAAGATGTGTAATTAATGCAGTTGCTGTTTAGCTGGTGATAGGGTCTAATATTCCGTAGACATGACAGCGCCATGCATGTTGGCCGAGGATACGTTTGAAATACGCTTTCACGACATGAAAGCAATATTCGATATGATTCAGCACAGGAAATCCGACAGACAACCCTGTcagatttttgtgttttgtgtagttttCAAGGGCGTGCCTATACGTAAAACCACAATACTTGAAACACTACACCTCTTGAAACACGCCTTCTGCCTTACATTTCGGTTGCAAGAAAGGCTATGTCAGCATTTTCCACGTACATCGTGACCTTCTTCATCTGTAAActacaacagagaaacatGCAGATGGAATGCTCTCATTGCAACTGAACTACGGCACGTGTTCGTAGTATAGTCCATTACCCACTGTAACCTTTCAAAACTCTGAAACATTTTAGATTTTTTGCATACCTTTAGCAAACCATTAGGATTGCCAATTGCAAGTTACAGGTATATACAATTGTTGTCCAGTCGTGGCAGTAATTACTGATCTAGGACTTGGTAAAGATCGTTCTAAAGATGGCAGCAGAACAATCTAATGCAAGTTAGCAATTCGTCAATGTTGTTTACAGATGCTAAATGTTTCTCAAGAAATTTTTTACAGCCCTGACTTTATGAACAGCGCACAAATAAACTTGTGCGCTGTGAGAAAGAAATCAAACTGCACGGTGGGCACCTCACTACATacttgtaaattgtaaactatTCAGTAAAACTCATTAGTTTCACAGCCTAGAGAGAGTTGCACTTTTCctatttctttttctttttctaacTTTTAAGAACTGAGGACAAAAAAATTTGGAATGTTTTGTCAGTTTACTACCCTGGGTGCACTCGTGGTCTAAGATCACGCTTACCAGACAAAATGCTAttgtttactttcatacttagCGGGCAGTAGACTAGCAATTTGAATGATTTAGAGACTAAACGACTCCCATCTGGGGACTGACAAGTTGTGACAGGTATTGCAACATCAGTAGTAAAATCAAAGAGGATCGAAATGAATCAATCGGCATGAAGCATGGAAATCGTAGCAGTAGCCAATCACCATTACGCAttgttgaaatagaaaatacGCGAGCTTTTGGACTCAACTGGCAGCTCAAGTTCAACGGTCAATCTGATTTGGCGGTCGTCTGATGTCGGAGTCTGCAAAAAAATTACGCATCTTATGCCTTTACCTGCAACAGCACAATCCAGCGACAAGCAAAGACGTGTCCCTTGTCCAACAAGTATAATTTGTCACGCTAACGCTCCAGTAGCTGCTGCATGGTCACCTACAATGGTCTTGCGTTATTTAGACTTCGACTACGAAATTACGCCTTTGTACGGTCTTTGTTGAACGTGTTTTAGCTGTCAGAAACAGCTAGGTACTTTGATTGTCGCTAACAACTTTAGATGCTTCACATTTCCTGTTGGTATTATGTGTAGGTGAAATAAAAAAGCTCACCCCACTTCAAAGATGTCGACAGTTTTATTCTGTTACAAATATGCATGGAGCTGAGAAGATTCAATAATACAAAAACAGgtttttcttgtcttttcttGTCTCCGTTACtgcagctacaacaactgCTTTCTATTAGAAAACGATAAAATCTCCTGAGTGCTCATGCAACTAAAGGTCGCTCGATCATGACGGTTCAACTGGAAGAAACCGCAGCTGCTGCTAGATATTCACCATTTGTGCAAGAGTATCATCAACCACCAAGTGAAAAAGCAGACTAGCAAATCGATCGTCACAAGTACATTagttttgtttatatattttaatcaCCTAGCTAGGCCTCAAGTGTACCGTACTGTGGTCTAGTAGCTGAATAGTAATAAATGAAAGATttcagtacatgtatacatacactCGTCACGCATGCTACCTTGAAAATTCGCGCTAGGTCAAGGTGTAATTtgaataattatttaatatatattttattttattaataaaccACATGCTATAAATAGGAACACACTGCCAACTTAATTTAACGCGGGAATTGATTTGATCCAAAATAAATCGGATTAAGGACATTTCCATACAAAATTATATCAATTTGATATTTTTAAACCACCAGGAATAACAAAAACTTTTTAAAACCATGAAAGCGGTTTTTTTTGTGTTTAAGGTGTTTTGAAAATTCTCCAGGGTTATTATATCAGTAACCCTACAGTGTTTTAGAAAGGTTTTTTGTAAAACCCCCGAAAAACCCAAAAAACCCGCTAGCGTTTTCTGTCGGATTCCCTGTGCAGACAACAGCTGTATGGCGAAAATCTACTATAAGATGCCTGTCGTCGTCAGCTGTCCACAACTGGCTGCTCTACATTTCGATGACAAGATGCGTTAAGAAAGAAATGTGTGCGGTTTTTAATAAGACTATAGAGGTTGTGTTGACGTTATCGAGTGGCTAAAACACCCATGTCAGATCTAGTCTGAGTGGCAAAATCCTgttttgttctgttttgttggttttgtttgttttcttttggtgcgtacaacaaacacaaacagtatAGTAAACGCTTAGAGTTACGTTTGAGCAGCTGACAGCCTAGAATGCGCGCATTGCAGTAACACccagttgttgttgtaagtTTGTTTCATACCGACATCTATACTTACAGTGGCTGTATTTCAACATAGCGTCACGCTAGTCTCTATGCCAGACCTTTATTCCGCCCTCATGTCGCGCGGAAATGGTGAAGGCGAGGTTAAAGTCTGTCACACAgctaattataatataaaatagatATGTATTAGGTGAATGCATTTATTTTTTCTTCCGTCATAGATATGTCTTGTATTCAGCTAATGATTCATTGGAAACATTCCCCGTATCACATGGCGACTTAGATCTTTAcctagcaaacaaagaaaaagcGCACCGTTTAGTTGCTACAATAAAGCAATGTTGGCTGCTAATCTCTGCAATAGTTCTTGCTTCTAACACTATAGCCTCAATACAAATAGAGTTGTTTGGTGGTAGTGGTTATCTTAGCCATAAAGCATGCACTACAACACTATAAGACACACAGGATGCTGACAAAAAATGCCAATTGGCTGGTATCAGTAGACTACAGCCTGGCAAAATACTAATACCACAGCTTGACATTTTGACCACCAAACaggacacaacacacatgtgcatgtacatgcaatgaTTGGCATGTTGTTGCAATAAACAATTGGTTATACTAGAAACATCTGTTTATTTTGAAGTGGCACAAGATGATTGTTGTCATATTGAGTGCACTCAAAATGTAGAAACCACAAGTGGATTAAGATTTAATCTGAAGTAAGCAAGTAGTTTTAGATAGCGTGTCCAATCCTAAAACAGGAAAACTGTTTCTAATTAATACGCCTTCTGTCAGTGCTTGTCACCAGACTCATTAGGAAATGTCAGAGACTGCAGCATTGAATGCATGAGTGAATGGATTAAATGAAAACCATGAATGTCTTGCAAACTGCGTGTTTGGGTGTTTATAATTACTGAATGTGTCCAATTACTACTTCTGAAAGCTAGCACTTTGTAATGTTATATTTACATGTGAAAGTATGACAAAAATTAATCATTTACTACGTTCCTTTTCAACACCAGGAGCAGCTGCTTGACATTTCTTCATAGTGATATAAGATCTTCCATTGCCAAATATTGTCAATGTAGCAGATTTTTTACTTAGATTTTTTAAAGTACCGGTAACAGATATCTATTTTACACTTTGTTGTGGTTAAGCTGCCGTTTAGAACAGTTTTTATGATTAAGATTGCAGTGTTTTTCTCATAATATCTCAAAGCGTAACGGTGTAGGCGTGGCTAAATAAAAAGAAATTGTGTTCGTGGTTGTTTCACACGTTGATGTGGTCATCTGAGTTACGTTTGCTGGCTTTGTCGTGGAGTGTTAGAGCAACATAGGGTGCTTGTGTTTTGTTAAAACTttagctgtacaacatttctatgcgtggcagagtacaacacaagcaagctatgACTAGTTTTTTAGCTAACTCCCCACTTCTTATTCCGGCTACTTTGTAATCTGCATACATGCCGAAAACTTAGCCTCGCAATGCAGGCTTTTTtccgcagtcgctgagctaacagCACGTGATCACACGAGGaagaggagcttttaccggaatagCTCCAGTGCCTTAaaagcctggtcgctttcgaaaacgtcatagtgacgtgtgATCTTCGATTCGGTTTCATAAcgtgataaagctaattctattaAGTAAGCATGTAgatatgaaagttgagaacacgcgatATTGCTTGACgcacttgtttgttttgcacgaagtacgtagttgacatcatcgttcgcttccaATACGcatgtagacagctcagccatgtaataatCTGCAATGTCACGACTACTTTTCAGCATTAAGTTTCGCCAACAACacatattttaattttgatCTGTAGAGCGGTAGTTTGTGAAATGAACtgattgtacgcggttagtgtatatatgtagcagtcaaagtccgtgcattgaaacaagtcgtaagTAGTACgcgtgcaactacgagtcaactctacacatTCTGAACATGATAGGTCCATGACTAGATGTTTTCAGTTTACCGTGAGGAGAGTCAATATCGTGCAAAAGTGCAgcttgctgagtcgaaagtaccgtcacatagactgtGTTAGCAATACACTCCAATCTGATAATGACGTGGAGAAGTTAACAAGTAATTGGCAACTGTTTTCATTAACTACTGAGTGAAACTGGACTGGCAGTTCTAACATTATATCCCCCAAGGTCTATAGAAGTCAGAGTAGACGCTAACAAGTTGTGAACAGTTCTACGTCTGTTTCAAATTGCGCAAACTTGCATATGAGTTCAGTAAAAataaacgttgctggagaatgtaggttcagcggaccagtcccatgtaagCCAATATTACGCttattattcaccagcactttgtcaaTCAACAGCTAtactggatttcgtgttcacgcgctTTCCGCGGATAAATATTTTGCTGCTTCATGTCAcagcgcaattacattaaAGAGCTGTTTAGGAAATTGAATTAACtttatgcaagctatgaaatcAGGTCGGAAATCACGTCATTATGACGTTCTGGAAAGCGACTatgctcttctcgcgctggagcaattccggttaAAGGGTTTTTTTTCTTCGTGTTATTCACGTACGGTTAGATCCGCGACTGTGAGTAAAAGCCTGGCTTACGAGGCTACGGAAAACCTGAGCCTCCCAATATATTTCAAGAAAAAAGTATCACAAAATCaattgtaatagctttagttaTCAGCGTAGCTCTAGTTGACATACTCAATAAGCAGTCGGTAACAATTATCCATGCAATATCGACGCTAGTAAACGTCAGCAGCGTATCGGCATGCTTGTAGAAATCTACAAGAATTTCAAAACTGTGATTGTGTTTACACGaacctgagcaatgctttcgctaacttTGGGTTTGGGTCGATGCCATTCAAGTGAGTTTTGGATTctgtaatcagtgcattgtcttGCATCCTGTGTTGGGTAACGCCTCTTAGATCGGCTTTAAAAGGTAACTAAAACGCCACtaaaaaaaatagaaattgagccatgacttcaacaacacaattcgacacATTAATGCACTTTGTCTTCCCCACCAGTGGATTTGCACGCGATACGACCAGAATGCcttcgagatgacacaagtcgCGTGAGCGTGGGAGACCTCGATTCCAATCCTTTTAGTGTGGCGCCCGACGGTAGATTCACTATGTCTGCTTCAgttgagaatgacgtcacatattgtggttCCCGTGCGTCTGGCTCACAAGGCAATGTCGTGTCGGTACGTATCGATCGGACTGTGGTCGATCCGTACGTTATCTGAGGAACACCGGAGTCTGCGCCGGTATCCCGTCAGACCGTCCCGCTGCCTTTCTCGGTTTCAGATCGTTGCTTCTTTGGTGTAACGGACTCTCTGTGGGTCGTGTCGTATATCGTgttttacattgtgttgtcgtgtCAATCTTGGTTTTATCTTGGTTTtatgtgtcggtgtgtgtgtgtttgtgtgtgtgtgtgtgtgtgtgtgtgtgtgtgggtgtgtgagtTCATTAAATCATCTTAACCCTTCTATTCCTGACTAGTTATTACGTCGCGCTACGTAAGTCATCACGTGGAGTGACGTCGGTAACGCGCGTACCTTGTCTCCACCTCCGGTCAGTACCCGGCTTTGCTATTCCGGTTTCCTGCAAAGGAGCCTTTGTCAATACTTTTAAATTATAGCTTAAACGATTCGCTATTAAATTATCTTTCAAATGAACCTACTTTGAGGAGTCTACGTTCTCGTAATCGCTAGATATCGCAGTTTGCACACCTCTGACGTCATGGTCTGTTTCCGGCCACGTGACTTCATCGTCGAATATCCACCTTCTTGAACGCTTgtagccaatcaaaatatttttcactGTTAGACACACCTTTGAGGCGTGTCTACACATACGGGCAAATTTTTAACGGCGCATGCGGCTTGGTCATAATTTTCTTTTCACCGGATGTCGCAGCGCTCTTCACAAGTTGGGGCTTCGCTGCCTGTTGGCGATTTGGTTAATATTTTTCAGCTGCAAACAactgatgacgatgatgacgaTGGTGGTAATGTGTCGATGACTTCGATATCGTCGTCCGACGGTGACTCGACGGACAACGAAGAAGTGCTACCCGTCGAGGAAGACAGCGATGACGCTACGCTGTAAGTCTAACGTTTTGATGTCTAATCATCTCGTTTTTTTGCGATACGTTGTTCAGTAACGTTTGTAGTACCTGTTTTGCAAGTTTGGGCGTTAGCCGTTGGAaagaatttgagttatgcgCTTAGCAACGCATGAGTGTTCGGTTGCTATGGCTGTGTACCCGTATGTTGTGGTAGACATCGGTATGTAAAACAGTTTGATGTCTATTCGTTTCGTTTTTTGCTATGCGCTGTTTAGTTTTTACGTTTCAGTAAATGTTTTCCAAGTTTGGATGTTAGGAGTTGGCaagaatttgagttatgcccatAGCAACGCACATAGCAACGGACTTGTTGTGTTGCGGTTGCTATGGCTGTGTACCTGTATTTTGTGATTACAGATGCAATATAttgcactcatgcacacagaTTCTAATATCTTATATTTGTATTAGCCCCTTTTCACCTCACAATCATTCTCCTTCATCACCAGATCCACATTTATCACTACCTGCTACTTCTCTACCTGCCAATTCACCCCCTACTTCTCATTCAGCTCCTTCTTCTTCAGTCactgctgtttctgtgtcaTCAACTCTTCACCATCAGCAACCACCACCTCAACCTCGTCAGCAGCCAACTAGAATACAGCCAGCTCGTCGTCGAGCAACTCAACGTCGAGCAACTCAACGTCATTCACCAGCTTCCTCGTCTGAGTCATCTGACTCTGAGCCTGAGCCAGCTGCCCGTCTTGATCGCCGCACTGATGCACTGCCTGTCGAGCATTTGTGCCATGTTCCACCTGTGAATGATTACCAACGGCAATTACCACAATTTGCACCACGAAGGCCGGCAGGATTCTACCCTCCTCAACCGTATCCTACCACTGCTGTAGGATTCTTCAAATTGTTCTTTACTGACAACATGCTGGAGATTATAAGAACGtatgtgtttgatgtcttttCTCTGCATCTGTCTTCATGGTATAATATTGTGTAGAAACAGTAACATCAACGGTGAAGATAACTGCAAAAAAAGTTATAGAGGCAAGTCTGGAGGACGGCGAGGGGAGGGTAGTTTTCGACCAGTGACGGTTGTCGAGATGAACTCGCTGATTGGGCTCTTGATATACATGGGACTTGTCAAGGTATACTATAACAAAATATTTAGTGtattatttttgatttttgtatcTGTAGGTTCCTGAGCTCACAGATTACTGGCGCACAACTTTTCCCTTTTACGGGTTGTGGGCCAGAAAGTTCATGTCTCGCGACCGTTTTGACGCAATCCTATCGGTCCTACAGATGGAAAATCCTCGTACTGATAAGGACCGAGAGGCTGACCCATTGAGAAAAGTTCGTACAGTATACGACGAATTACGTAGAAATTGTCTTGAATATGGTCAGCCTCAAGCCCGTGTCTCACTTGACGAGCGCATGGTGAAAGCCAAAGGCCGTTTTGCTTTTAGGTATGTAAAGGTTTCCAAAATATAAGCTGAACAATTACTGAATATGATCTTGCTATTGTTAGGCAATACATCAAAAACAAACCCGTCAAGTGGGGTGTgaagttgtattgtgtatgcgATTCTATTTCTGGCTACACATACAACTTCGATATTTACACGGGCAAGGAACGTCAATCATCAGTGGCGGCGACAGCGGGAATAACAACATcacaagcagcaacaacagcagctgcaacCACAACACCATCAGCTGGCTCAGCTCGAAAACGACGGAAGACAACACTTCAGTCAGCAGATGACACAAGTGTGATCCATGGTACAGTCATGCGTATGATGGATCCTCTCCTTGATCAGGGGTACACTGTGTACACTGATCAATTCTATACATCAGGACCCCTGTTCAAGGAGCTCTATGACCGGCGTACAATGGCCTGTGGTACAGTCCAGAAAAACAGGAAGGGTGTTCCTGCCGATTTTAAGAACATTCGTCTGTTCTCAAAATTGCCACGAGGTAACTATAGCATATGTGTTTATTAGCAAATACAATTACAGTTTTGTTTAGGTTCATTTCGTTATGAACGTGACGGTCCACTCTGTACCATTCAATGGGTGGACCGTAACGTGGTAACGCTTATGAGCACCCTTCATTCTGGACACCATCATGCTCTTTGCGAAAGATTCACTAAGGATCGTGCAAAGTATGATGGGCACCACAGGATCCGTATTCTCAGACCTGAGGCTATTTGCGACTACAACGCCCACATGGGAGGTGTAGATAAATCAGACCAAATGATTAAATATTATGAAGTATTGCATAAGAGCCTCAAGTACTGGAAGAAGatctttctgcacatgattgACTTAGCTATTCTCAACAGCTTCATCATGTTTACTGCCCTTCAAAAACAACATCCTCAAGATGAACGTCTCTAGAGGAAAGGGCAGTATGCGCAGAAAGACTTCAGGTGTGAGCTTATCCGAGGGTTGGCAGGAATTGACATTAGCGAACCATTAGCACAATTTTGTTTTTTGACAAAACGTATGATACAAATTCCCGCACCGACACCACAACAACGGAGacgacaacaagaagaagaacaacaactacaacagcaaaTACAGCAATTACTAATATTATCACAAGTACAACAACATAGAgtagacacacaacaacaacatcttatacaacaacaacaacaacaacaacagatgcaacaagaaaaagaacagatgaaacaacaaaaagaacagatgaaacaagaaaaagaacagatgcaacaacaaaaagaacagctgcaacaacaactcacacatgcacaacaacaaatacaacaacaacaacaacaaatacaacaacgacaacaacagcaacaacaaatgcaacaacaaatgcaacaacaacatttactgatacaacaacagcaacaacaaatacaacaacagcaacaacaactacaacaggtGCCAAACCCTCGGTATAGCTCACACATGCCGGTTATAGCAAAGGGGTTAgtacgttgcattgtttgtgtatctgaaGGCAGACATAACTCAAAAACCAGGTATCGCTGCCAAGAATGCAACGTCCCCCTCTGTGTGTCATCTGCTGAGCGACAGTGTTTTATAAAGTACCACACAGAAAATGACTGAAAATTGCCACACTGTGActgtgtatattgtatatttctatttatagtgttgtatatttctattatatattgttgtatatttctatatatatttttgtatatttctatttatatattgttgtatatttctatttatatattgttgtatatagtaacagtttgttgttttttagtGTTGGATTAggtgtatatatgtgtatataattGTAAGCGTGAAGTCACTGCtgcaaatattttgtattggtttagcattttgcatatcaatattttttcAAATAGTCAATCAACTTGATTGGATTGTTATGCATAATAGAGGTAAAATAAACAGTTAGACgaaataaaatattgaaacaGTTAGAGGTAGTTACAAAAGTTGTGTCATTCAAACGAGCAATTTATGTACATTTTATACGTGTCAGAATTGTTATTTTTACTTCTATAATGTTGCTACAGTTGCAAATAATAGTATTTTGTTATGCGCGCGCTAGACTATAAAGGCGCGCGCTAGATAATAAAGACGCGCGCTAGACAATTATAGGCGTGACATAGTAGTGCAAAGGTCATAGAGGGAGGGAACTTAGCAGTGCGTTCGTGAAGGGTTAATGTTAAATCAACATTCGTAGTTAGTGTCCTAGAGTGTCGGGTTGTTAGAGTAAGCGGGCGCGGCCAACGGCGGGAGGCCGAGGCGAGCTACGTCGATACAGGTCTTGTGGGCTTCCCCCTTATCGCGTGGTCGGGTGTAGTCGTTACCTATCTCCATGGAAAGCATCCTAATGTCGGGTGCTCTGCGGTcagtgcgggttctcggcgattttaggtttagggttacgaagggttaggctatgtattcgttgttgtgggagtgactatttaggcgatcttatggtgaaggtaaagagtggggtcggtgcgggttctcggcgattttaggttcagggtaacgaagggttaggctatgtattcgttgttgtgggagtgactatttaggcgatcttatggtgaaggtaaag contains:
- the LOC134191614 gene encoding piggyBac transposable element-derived protein 4-like; this encodes MAVYLPFSPHNHSPSSPDPHLSLPATSLPANSPPTSHSAPSSSVTAVSVSSTLHHQQPPPQPRQQPTRIQPARRRATQRRATQRHSPASSSESSDSEPEPAARLDRRTDALPVEHLCHVPPVNDYQRQLPQFAPRRPAGFYPPQPYPTTAVGFFKLFFTDNMLEIIRTNSNINGEDNCKKSYRGKSGGRRGEGSFRPVTVVEMNSLIGLLIYMGLVKVPELTDYWRTTFPFYGLWARKFMSRDRFDAILSVLQMENPRTDKDREADPLRKVRTVYDELRRNCLEYGQPQARVSLDERMVKAKGRFAFRQYIKNKPVKWGVKLYCVCDSISGYTYNFDIYTGKERQSSVAATAGITTSQAATTAAATTTPSAGSARKRRKTTLQSADDTSVIHGTVMRMMDPLLDQGYTVYTDQFYTSGPLFKELYDRRTMACGTVQKNRKGVPADFKNIRLFSKLPRGSFRYERDGPLCTIQWVDRNVVTLMSTLHSGHHHALCERFTKDRAKYDGHHRIRILRPEAICDYNAHMGGVDKSDQMIKYYEVLHKSLKYWKKIFLHMIDLAILNSFIMFTALQKQHPQDERL